Proteins from one Streptomyces sp. NBC_00289 genomic window:
- a CDS encoding TetR/AcrR family transcriptional regulator, giving the protein MAVPERGPRERMVFSAAQLIRRDGVAATGMREVAAHAGAPRGSLQHYFPGGKEQLVNEAVGWAGRYAGNRVARFVAALPEPTPGGLFAEMVRQWTDEYRSGGFAGGCPVAAATVDCAESTASTREAASGAFTAWTSAVSRALVDMRVPRERADPLATLMVSSLEGAILMARAERDIRALTAVSRELAPLLDAAVDRTPAG; this is encoded by the coding sequence ATGGCGGTGCCCGAACGGGGGCCACGCGAGCGCATGGTCTTCAGCGCGGCCCAGCTCATCCGGCGCGACGGGGTCGCCGCCACGGGGATGCGCGAGGTCGCGGCCCATGCCGGGGCGCCGCGCGGCTCGCTCCAGCACTACTTCCCCGGCGGCAAGGAGCAGCTGGTCAACGAGGCCGTCGGCTGGGCGGGCCGGTACGCGGGCAACCGTGTCGCCCGCTTCGTCGCCGCGCTGCCCGAGCCGACCCCCGGCGGGTTGTTCGCCGAGATGGTGCGCCAGTGGACCGACGAGTACCGCTCCGGCGGCTTCGCGGGCGGGTGCCCGGTGGCGGCCGCGACGGTGGACTGCGCGGAGTCCACCGCGTCCACCCGGGAGGCCGCGTCCGGTGCCTTCACCGCCTGGACGTCCGCGGTGTCCCGCGCCCTGGTGGACATGCGGGTACCGCGAGAGCGGGCCGACCCGCTCGCCACCCTCATGGTCAGCTCCCTGGAGGGGGCGATCCTCATGGCCCGCGCCGAGCGGGACATCCGCGCCCTCACAGCCGTGTCCCGCGAACTCGCCCCCCTTCTCGACGCCGCGGTGGACAGGACGCCCGCCGGCTGA
- a CDS encoding NAD(P)-dependent oxidoreductase: MGQPMALNLARAGTPLVVWNRTPARCGPLRAAGAEVAGSPAEVFERAGTVILMLADATAVDAVLGRGTREFAARVAGHTVVHMGTTSPEYSGSLQDDVRAAGGAYVEAPVSGSRVPAEQGQLVAMLAGDDDAVAAVRPLLAPMCRQTFGCGPVPDALVTKLSVNLFLITLVTGLAEAFHFADRHGLDRRRFLDVLDAGPMASAVSRMKAPKLLSRDFAVQAAAGDVLQNNRLIAAAARKAGLASPLLDACHALFDETVARGHGREDMVAVLRALEARTDGTRLPCPPDR; this comes from the coding sequence ATGGGGCAGCCCATGGCCCTCAACCTGGCCCGCGCGGGAACACCTCTGGTGGTCTGGAACCGCACGCCGGCCAGGTGCGGACCGCTGCGCGCCGCCGGGGCCGAGGTCGCGGGGAGCCCGGCCGAGGTCTTCGAGCGGGCCGGCACCGTGATCCTGATGCTGGCCGACGCGACCGCCGTCGACGCGGTGCTGGGGCGGGGGACGCGGGAGTTCGCCGCGCGGGTCGCCGGTCACACGGTCGTCCACATGGGGACGACCTCGCCCGAGTACTCCGGCAGCCTTCAGGACGACGTCCGGGCCGCGGGCGGGGCGTATGTCGAGGCGCCGGTCTCCGGCTCCCGAGTCCCGGCGGAACAGGGGCAGTTGGTGGCGATGCTGGCGGGTGACGACGACGCCGTGGCGGCCGTACGTCCCCTGCTCGCCCCGATGTGCCGGCAGACGTTCGGCTGCGGTCCGGTCCCGGACGCCCTGGTGACGAAGCTCTCGGTGAACCTGTTCCTGATCACGCTGGTCACCGGTCTGGCAGAGGCGTTCCACTTCGCCGACCGGCACGGGCTCGACCGACGCCGGTTCCTCGACGTCCTGGACGCCGGCCCGATGGCCAGCGCCGTCTCCCGCATGAAGGCGCCCAAGCTGCTGTCCCGCGACTTCGCCGTCCAGGCGGCCGCCGGCGACGTCCTGCAGAACAACCGGCTGATCGCGGCGGCCGCCCGCAAGGCCGGCCTCGCCTCTCCCCTTCTCGACGCCTGCCACGCCCTGTTCGACGAGACGGTGGCGCGAGGGCACGGGCGTGAGGACATGGTGGCCGTCCTGCGCGCGCTCGAGGCCCGGACCGACGGAACCCGTCTGCCCTGCCCGCCGGACCGGTGA
- a CDS encoding TetR/AcrR family transcriptional regulator — MARMPSAERRRQLTEAAIRAMARDGVAATTTRSIATEAGVSLSVFHYCFDSKQELVEAVITTITDHSVTVVRQALRPRATLEETVRAGFQAYWDHVRAHPDEHMLTYELTQYALRRPGFEHLARRQYELYGEAYAELIEQLSRGMDLRLRVPVSVLARYLAAMTDGLTLNYLVLGDAAAWTDILDTVTAHIAGLVQRDVPPAPRPAVPPTPAAGPRPPTAVRDDSPPA; from the coding sequence ATGGCACGGATGCCGTCGGCCGAACGGCGCCGACAGCTGACGGAGGCGGCGATCAGGGCGATGGCCCGGGACGGCGTCGCCGCGACGACGACCCGGTCCATCGCCACCGAGGCGGGCGTCTCCCTGAGCGTCTTCCACTACTGCTTCGACTCCAAGCAGGAACTGGTCGAGGCCGTCATCACCACGATCACCGACCACTCCGTGACGGTGGTCCGGCAGGCCCTGCGGCCCCGGGCCACCCTCGAGGAGACCGTCCGGGCCGGCTTCCAGGCCTACTGGGACCACGTGCGCGCCCATCCCGACGAGCACATGCTCACCTACGAACTCACGCAGTACGCCCTGCGCCGGCCCGGGTTCGAGCATCTGGCGCGACGCCAGTACGAGCTCTACGGCGAGGCCTACGCCGAGCTCATCGAGCAGCTGAGCCGCGGCATGGACCTCCGGCTGCGCGTGCCCGTCTCCGTGCTGGCCCGCTATCTGGCCGCCATGACCGACGGGCTGACCCTCAACTACCTCGTGCTCGGTGACGCGGCCGCCTGGACCGACATCCTCGACACGGTCACCGCCCACATCGCCGGACTGGTCCAGCGCGACGTCCCCCCGGCACCACGCCCGGCCGTCCCGCCGACGCCCGCGGCCGGCCCCCGGCCGCCGACGGCCGTCCGCGACGACAGCCCGCCGGCCTGA
- a CDS encoding discoidin domain-containing protein — protein sequence MTGRPYRRHRDVTVVSLLLLVLATVLGPTPSSAAAADWWTPTARPTPDSQINVTGEPFTGTDSAGDVRGFVDAHNHLFSNEAFGGRLICGKVFSDAGVADALKDCPEHYPDGSLALFDYITHGGDGKHDPAGWPTFKDWPAYDSMTHQANYYAWVERAWRGGQRVLVNDLVTNGMICSVYPFKDRSCDEMTSIRLQARMTYALQAYIDKQYGGTGKGWFRIVLDSAQAREVVKQGKLAVVLGVETSEPFGCKQILDIGQCSRADIDAGLDELYALGVRSMFLCHKFDNALCGVRFDEGGLGTAINVGQFLSTGTFWQTEKCAGPQHDNPIGTAASEAEGDLPAGTEVPAYDENAQCNTRGLTALGEYAVRGMMKRKMMLEIDHMSVKATGRVLDIFEAAAYPGVLSSHSWMDLNWTERVYSLGGFVAQYMHGSTAFATEAKRTNALRDKYDVGYGFGTDFNGIGDHPAPRGADAADKVTYPFRSVDGGSVIDRQTTGERTFDLNTDGAAHVGMIPDWIEDIRLVGGQDVVDDLFRGAESYLGAWGAAEQHQAGVNLAKGAAATASSSESNPFTSYAPGRAVDGDTGTRWASDWSDDQWLSVDLGATNLVKRVTLDWERAYGKSYRIELSTDGTNWQTAWSTTSGDGGLDTASFTGTPARYVRVHGLTRGTDWGYSLHEVAVYSG from the coding sequence ATGACCGGACGCCCGTACCGCCGACACCGAGACGTCACCGTCGTCTCCCTGCTCCTCCTGGTGCTCGCCACGGTCCTCGGCCCCACGCCGAGCTCGGCGGCCGCCGCGGACTGGTGGACGCCGACGGCGAGGCCGACCCCCGACTCGCAGATCAACGTCACCGGCGAGCCCTTCACCGGTACCGACTCGGCGGGCGACGTCCGCGGATTCGTCGACGCGCACAACCACCTCTTCTCCAACGAGGCGTTCGGCGGCCGGCTCATCTGCGGCAAGGTGTTCTCCGACGCCGGCGTCGCCGACGCGCTCAAGGACTGTCCCGAGCACTACCCCGACGGCTCGCTCGCGCTCTTCGACTACATCACCCACGGCGGCGACGGGAAGCACGACCCGGCCGGCTGGCCGACGTTCAAGGACTGGCCCGCCTACGACTCGATGACCCACCAGGCGAACTACTACGCCTGGGTCGAGCGGGCCTGGCGCGGCGGGCAGCGGGTGCTCGTCAACGACCTCGTCACCAACGGCATGATCTGCTCCGTCTACCCGTTCAAGGACCGCAGTTGCGACGAGATGACGTCGATCCGCCTCCAGGCGAGGATGACGTACGCCCTGCAGGCCTACATCGACAAGCAGTACGGCGGCACCGGCAAGGGCTGGTTCCGGATCGTCCTCGACAGCGCGCAGGCCCGTGAGGTCGTCAAGCAGGGCAAGCTGGCGGTCGTCCTGGGCGTGGAGACCTCCGAGCCGTTCGGCTGCAAGCAGATCCTGGACATCGGCCAGTGCAGCAGGGCCGACATCGACGCCGGCCTCGACGAGCTGTACGCGCTGGGCGTGCGCAGCATGTTCCTGTGCCACAAGTTCGACAACGCGCTCTGCGGCGTCCGCTTCGACGAGGGCGGTCTCGGAACGGCCATCAACGTCGGGCAGTTCCTGTCGACCGGCACCTTCTGGCAGACCGAGAAGTGCGCCGGCCCGCAGCACGACAACCCCATCGGCACCGCGGCCAGCGAGGCGGAGGGCGACCTGCCGGCGGGCACGGAGGTCCCCGCGTACGACGAGAACGCGCAGTGCAACACCCGTGGGCTCACCGCGCTCGGCGAGTACGCCGTGCGGGGCATGATGAAACGCAAGATGATGCTGGAGATCGACCACATGAGCGTCAAGGCCACCGGCCGGGTGCTCGACATCTTCGAGGCCGCCGCGTACCCCGGCGTGCTCTCCTCGCACAGCTGGATGGACCTGAACTGGACCGAGCGGGTGTACTCCCTCGGCGGCTTCGTCGCCCAGTACATGCACGGCTCCACGGCGTTCGCCACGGAGGCGAAACGTACGAACGCGCTGCGGGACAAGTACGACGTGGGCTACGGCTTCGGCACCGACTTCAACGGCATCGGCGATCACCCCGCCCCACGCGGCGCGGACGCCGCCGACAAGGTCACGTACCCCTTCAGGAGCGTCGACGGCGGGTCGGTCATCGACCGGCAGACCACCGGCGAGCGCACCTTCGACCTCAACACCGACGGCGCCGCCCACGTGGGGATGATCCCGGACTGGATCGAGGACATCCGGCTGGTCGGCGGCCAGGACGTGGTGGACGACCTGTTCCGCGGCGCCGAGTCCTACCTCGGCGCCTGGGGCGCCGCCGAACAGCACCAGGCCGGCGTCAACCTGGCCAAGGGCGCCGCGGCCACCGCCAGTTCGTCGGAGTCCAACCCGTTCACGAGCTACGCCCCGGGCCGGGCCGTCGACGGCGACACCGGCACCCGCTGGGCGAGCGACTGGAGCGACGACCAGTGGCTGAGTGTCGACCTGGGCGCCACCAACCTGGTCAAGCGGGTCACCCTCGACTGGGAGCGCGCGTACGGGAAGTCGTACCGTATCGAGCTCTCCACCGACGGCACGAACTGGCAGACCGCCTGGTCCACCACCTCCGGCGACGGCGGCCTGGACACCGCCTCCTTCACCGGCACACCGGCCCGCTATGTCCGCGTGCACGGCCTGACCCGGGGCACCGACTGGGGATACTCGCTCCACGAGGTGGCCGTCTACAGCGGTTGA
- a CDS encoding hydrogenase expression protein HypE, whose protein sequence is MTEATPETVGAADAGDAPAEETPTIHILWINAGLSCDGDSVSLTAAMQPSIEEIVLGVLPGLPKIAVHWPLIDFECGPVGGADTFIEWFFKGERGEIDPFVLVVEGSIPNEAIKPEGYWCGFGDNPETGQPITTSEWIDRLAPKALAVVAIGTCATYGGIHAMAGNPTGAMGLPDYLGWDWKSQAGIPIVCVPGCPIQPDNFSETLTYLLYQASGQAPMIPLDDKLRPTWLFGATVHEGCDRAGYYEQGQFALTYDSPKCLVKLGCWGPVVKCNVPKRGWMNGIGGCPNVGGICIACTMPGFPDKFMPFMDEPPGGKVSSTASGAYGAVVRRLRTITARTVDKEPRWRHTGDKITTGYRPPW, encoded by the coding sequence ATGACTGAGGCGACGCCGGAGACGGTCGGCGCTGCGGACGCCGGAGACGCGCCCGCCGAAGAGACACCCACGATCCACATTCTCTGGATCAACGCGGGTCTGAGCTGCGACGGCGACTCGGTCTCGCTGACGGCGGCCATGCAGCCAAGCATCGAGGAGATCGTGCTCGGTGTGCTGCCAGGGCTGCCGAAGATCGCCGTCCACTGGCCGCTCATCGACTTCGAGTGCGGCCCGGTCGGCGGCGCGGACACGTTCATCGAGTGGTTCTTCAAGGGCGAGCGGGGCGAGATCGACCCGTTCGTGCTGGTCGTCGAGGGCTCCATCCCCAACGAGGCGATCAAGCCGGAGGGCTACTGGTGCGGCTTCGGGGACAACCCGGAGACCGGTCAGCCGATCACGACCAGCGAGTGGATCGACCGGCTCGCGCCCAAGGCACTGGCGGTCGTCGCCATCGGCACCTGTGCCACGTACGGCGGTATCCACGCCATGGCCGGCAACCCGACCGGCGCCATGGGCCTGCCGGACTACCTGGGCTGGGACTGGAAGTCCCAGGCCGGAATCCCGATCGTGTGCGTCCCCGGTTGTCCGATCCAGCCCGACAACTTCTCCGAGACGCTCACGTACCTGCTCTACCAGGCCTCCGGGCAGGCCCCGATGATCCCGCTGGACGACAAGCTGCGTCCGACCTGGCTCTTCGGGGCCACCGTCCACGAGGGCTGCGACCGCGCGGGCTACTACGAACAGGGCCAGTTCGCCCTGACGTACGACTCGCCGAAGTGCCTGGTCAAGCTCGGCTGCTGGGGCCCCGTCGTGAAGTGCAATGTGCCCAAGCGTGGCTGGATGAACGGCATCGGCGGCTGCCCGAACGTCGGCGGCATCTGCATCGCCTGCACCATGCCCGGATTCCCCGACAAGTTCATGCCGTTCATGGACGAGCCCCCCGGCGGGAAGGTGTCGAGCACCGCCAGCGGCGCCTACGGCGCGGTCGTCCGCAGACTGCGCACCATCACGGCCAGGACCGTGGACAAGGAGCCCAGGTGGCGCCACACCGGAGACAAGATCACCACCGGATACCGGCCGCCGTGGTGA
- a CDS encoding SpoIIE family protein phosphatase, translated as MAAESAGHAGHADGPDAVRLALLTSADEDMTGIDALTLAVQQATAALGGLGGVAHRRDPGTGLLRLVAVCGLTSKTAEPWVTVRDENAGPARAVREAAYVWQPEGGTGTGAAGTASVPLTGPDGPVGALSVLTVGPGEPDRGRQAFLHSVAAWAAHRLATLSEPVTGPPPPGILLDMGDGFLAVDEDWRITVANREAERLLGVDHLPGRVLWGLPASRTGGLEGHCRRAVAEGTAIDHDLRWPTDQRLYRVRLAPVKGSGMAISFADVTDRRLASAGNTAEERRSVERTARMGELTVALAEAVTSRDVVRAVARHVLPPFGADGLVVEALDGGRVRVVDSVGYSEEFLRRLDGIPLDANAAVADVLGTRTPKFVESPGEFVRLYPDQRSLAVTSAKGAWAFLPLVASGRATGCCVVTFARPRSFSAEDRTLLTALSGLVAQALERARLYDAESARARGLQRGLLPRELPSLAGVSAAARYLPAGRGDEVGGDWYDVIPLSADRVALVIGDVMGHGITEAATMGRLRTAVRTLADLELDPDELLTHLNELVGELGHDYYATCLYAVFDPVTRSCSFALAGHPPPLVVHPDGTVHTPDLPVNPPLGAAEPPFDVLELTLPEECLLVLCTDGLVESPTRDIDRGLTLLRQTVASAVAGAPYFSADGAERLDELCDVVVSTLIPDREQTTDDAALLVARTRCTPPQDIASCSLPEDPRAAGQAREYVRRQLAVWGLDDLVMTTELLVSELVGNVVRHAKGPIRLRLMRSRSLICEVYDGSLTTPRIRRAGHTDEGGRGLHLVAAVSDRWGTRFLGDGKCIWAEQDIPVADGPRPESARTP; from the coding sequence GTGGCGGCAGAGAGCGCTGGACACGCGGGCCACGCCGACGGGCCCGATGCGGTGCGGCTGGCGTTGCTGACCTCCGCCGACGAGGACATGACGGGCATCGACGCGCTGACGCTCGCCGTGCAGCAGGCGACGGCCGCCCTCGGCGGTCTCGGCGGCGTGGCGCACCGGCGCGACCCGGGGACCGGCCTGCTGCGCCTGGTGGCGGTCTGCGGGCTGACGTCGAAGACCGCCGAGCCGTGGGTCACCGTCCGCGACGAGAACGCCGGCCCCGCGCGTGCGGTGCGCGAGGCAGCCTACGTCTGGCAGCCGGAGGGCGGGACGGGGACGGGCGCGGCCGGTACGGCGTCGGTGCCCCTGACCGGCCCGGACGGGCCGGTCGGCGCGCTGTCCGTGCTCACCGTGGGGCCCGGCGAGCCGGACCGCGGACGTCAGGCCTTCCTCCACTCGGTGGCCGCCTGGGCCGCCCACCGCCTGGCGACGCTCTCCGAGCCGGTCACGGGACCACCTCCTCCCGGGATCCTCCTGGACATGGGTGACGGTTTCCTGGCGGTCGACGAGGACTGGCGGATCACTGTCGCCAACCGGGAGGCCGAACGGCTGCTGGGCGTGGACCACCTGCCCGGAAGGGTTCTGTGGGGGCTGCCCGCAAGCCGTACGGGCGGTCTGGAAGGTCACTGCCGGCGAGCCGTGGCCGAGGGCACGGCGATCGACCACGACCTGCGATGGCCGACGGACCAGCGTCTCTACCGCGTCCGGCTCGCGCCCGTGAAGGGCAGCGGTATGGCCATCTCCTTCGCCGACGTCACCGACCGGCGGCTGGCTTCGGCCGGAAACACGGCCGAGGAGCGCCGTTCGGTCGAGCGGACGGCCCGGATGGGCGAACTGACCGTCGCACTCGCCGAAGCCGTGACCTCCCGGGACGTGGTCAGGGCCGTGGCGCGGCACGTACTGCCGCCGTTCGGCGCCGACGGACTCGTGGTGGAGGCACTCGACGGCGGGCGGGTGCGCGTGGTCGACTCGGTCGGCTACAGCGAGGAGTTCCTGCGCCGGCTCGACGGGATTCCGCTGGACGCCAACGCCGCCGTCGCCGACGTGCTGGGCACCCGTACCCCGAAGTTCGTCGAGTCGCCCGGTGAGTTCGTACGGCTCTACCCGGACCAGCGAAGTCTGGCCGTCACGTCGGCCAAGGGAGCCTGGGCCTTCCTTCCCCTCGTCGCCTCCGGGCGGGCCACGGGCTGCTGTGTCGTGACCTTCGCCCGGCCGCGGTCCTTCAGCGCGGAGGACCGCACCCTGCTGACGGCGCTGAGCGGCCTGGTCGCCCAGGCCCTGGAACGGGCCCGGCTGTACGACGCGGAGTCCGCCCGCGCCCGTGGTCTTCAACGCGGCCTGCTGCCGCGTGAGTTGCCCTCCCTGGCCGGCGTCTCGGCCGCCGCCCGCTACCTGCCCGCGGGCAGGGGCGACGAGGTGGGCGGAGACTGGTACGACGTGATCCCGCTCTCCGCCGACCGGGTCGCCCTGGTGATCGGCGACGTCATGGGGCACGGCATCACCGAGGCCGCCACCATGGGCCGGCTGCGCACGGCCGTCCGCACCCTCGCCGACCTCGAACTGGACCCGGACGAACTGCTCACCCACCTCAACGAACTCGTCGGGGAACTGGGCCACGACTACTACGCCACCTGCCTGTACGCCGTGTTCGACCCGGTCACCCGCAGCTGTTCGTTCGCGCTGGCCGGGCATCCGCCGCCGCTGGTCGTGCACCCCGACGGCACGGTCCACACCCCCGACCTGCCCGTCAACCCGCCGCTGGGTGCCGCCGAACCGCCTTTCGACGTGCTCGAGTTGACGCTCCCCGAGGAGTGCCTGCTGGTGCTGTGCACGGACGGCCTGGTGGAGTCGCCGACCCGGGACATCGACCGGGGGCTGACCCTGCTCCGGCAGACCGTGGCGTCGGCGGTGGCCGGGGCTCCCTACTTCTCGGCCGACGGCGCGGAACGGCTCGACGAACTGTGCGACGTCGTCGTCTCCACGCTGATCCCCGATCGCGAACAGACCACCGACGACGCGGCACTGCTCGTCGCCCGGACGCGCTGCACCCCGCCCCAGGACATCGCCTCGTGCAGTCTTCCGGAGGACCCGCGGGCCGCCGGACAGGCCCGTGAGTACGTGCGGCGGCAGCTCGCGGTGTGGGGCCTCGACGACCTCGTCATGACCACCGAACTGCTGGTCAGCGAACTCGTCGGCAACGTCGTCCGGCACGCGAAGGGCCCCATCCGGCTCCGTCTGATGCGCAGTCGGTCGTTGATCTGCGAGGTCTACGACGGAAGCCTCACCACCCCGCGGATCCGGCGCGCGGGCCACACCGACGAGGGCGGCCGGGGTCTGCACCTGGTGGCTGCCGTCTCGGATCGGTGGGGTACGAGGTTCCTGGGTGACGGCAAGTGCATCTGGGCCGAGCAGGACATCCCCGTGGCGGACGGGCCGCGGCCCGAGTCCGCCCGAACGCCGTAG
- a CDS encoding hydrogenase maturation protein has protein sequence MHILLVASAFNSLTQRVHAELRDRGHTVAVELALPGHSLAEAVRRHAPRLVLAPMLRTAVPREVWSAHTCLIVHPGPMGDRGPSSLDWAIHEEADLWGVTVLQADEEMDAGDVWASVPCPVPPVAKSDLYRGEVADAALEAVLCAVDRFATGTYRPLGQGGPEGVPVRVRPYLDQSVRRIDWAEDSTRTVVRKLRAADSQPGVLDELLGGEWYLHGGHAESELRGRPGELLATRAGAICRATTDGAVWIPELRARRLPGGPPTFKLPAVQALGEHLPALPEHTLPPLPEARDSTWTDIRYREDGDVGFLSFSFPGGAMSTEQCRRLLDAYREACARPTSVLVLGGERDFFSNGIHLNVIEAADDPGAESWANINAIDDLVEAVLTTTDRLVVSAVGGNAAAGGVMLALAADEVWCRSGAVLNPHYRLMGLYGSEYWTYTLPRRVGPAAAERLMREALPVSSASALRLGLVDRVVDCGPQDFAAETGALAARLAALPATASRIAAKKRDLDGQRSVAPPAAFRERELARMRRTFQDPDAPYHALRRAFVTKERPRHTPPHLGADPVAPPAPASSGARVTGTAQHGVPSDGDHWYQEG, from the coding sequence GTGCACATCCTGCTCGTGGCCAGTGCGTTCAACAGCCTCACCCAGCGCGTCCACGCCGAACTGCGCGACCGCGGCCACACCGTGGCGGTGGAACTCGCCCTGCCCGGCCACTCGCTCGCCGAGGCCGTACGGCGGCACGCCCCGCGGCTCGTCCTGGCGCCGATGCTGAGGACGGCCGTACCCAGGGAGGTGTGGTCGGCGCACACCTGCCTCATCGTCCATCCGGGACCCATGGGTGACCGAGGGCCGTCCTCGCTGGACTGGGCGATCCACGAGGAGGCCGACCTGTGGGGTGTGACGGTGCTGCAGGCGGACGAGGAGATGGACGCGGGTGACGTGTGGGCGTCCGTCCCGTGCCCGGTCCCGCCGGTGGCGAAGAGCGACCTGTACCGGGGTGAGGTCGCCGACGCGGCGCTGGAGGCCGTCCTGTGCGCCGTGGACCGCTTCGCCACCGGCACCTACCGGCCGCTCGGACAGGGCGGCCCCGAAGGCGTCCCGGTGCGCGTCCGCCCCTATCTCGACCAGAGCGTCCGGCGGATCGACTGGGCCGAGGACTCCACGCGCACCGTCGTCCGCAAGCTGCGGGCCGCGGACTCGCAGCCCGGGGTGCTGGACGAACTGCTCGGCGGCGAGTGGTACCTGCACGGCGGCCACGCCGAGAGCGAACTGCGCGGCCGGCCGGGCGAGCTGCTGGCCACCAGGGCCGGCGCGATCTGCCGGGCGACCACGGACGGCGCCGTGTGGATCCCCGAGCTGCGGGCCAGACGCCTGCCGGGCGGGCCGCCCACGTTCAAGCTGCCCGCTGTGCAGGCCCTGGGCGAACACCTGCCCGCGCTGCCCGAACACACCCTGCCGCCGCTTCCCGAAGCCCGGGACTCCACCTGGACGGACATCCGCTACCGGGAGGACGGGGACGTGGGTTTCCTGTCGTTCTCCTTCCCCGGCGGCGCGATGAGCACGGAGCAGTGCCGGCGTCTGCTGGACGCCTACCGGGAGGCCTGCGCCCGCCCCACCTCGGTGCTGGTGCTCGGCGGCGAAAGGGACTTCTTCTCCAACGGCATCCACCTCAACGTCATCGAGGCCGCCGACGACCCCGGCGCCGAGTCCTGGGCCAACATCAACGCCATCGACGACCTGGTCGAGGCGGTGCTGACGACGACCGACCGGCTGGTGGTCTCGGCGGTCGGGGGCAACGCCGCCGCCGGCGGGGTGATGCTCGCCCTGGCGGCCGACGAGGTGTGGTGCCGCTCGGGTGCCGTGCTGAACCCCCACTACCGGCTCATGGGCCTGTACGGCTCGGAGTACTGGACGTACACCCTGCCGCGCAGAGTGGGCCCGGCGGCGGCCGAGCGGCTCATGCGCGAGGCCTTGCCGGTCAGCTCGGCGAGCGCCCTGCGGCTGGGGCTCGTCGACCGGGTCGTCGACTGCGGTCCGCAGGACTTCGCCGCGGAGACCGGCGCGCTGGCCGCCCGCCTCGCGGCACTGCCGGCGACGGCGTCCCGGATCGCCGCGAAGAAGAGGGACCTGGACGGGCAGCGGAGTGTGGCCCCGCCGGCCGCCTTCCGGGAGCGGGAGCTGGCCCGGATGCGCCGGACCTTCCAGGACCCGGACGCCCCCTATCACGCCCTGCGCCGTGCGTTCGTCACCAAGGAACGCCCGCGTCACACTCCGCCGCACCTCGGTGCCGACCCGGTCGCGCCCCCCGCTCCGGCGTCCTCCGGCGCCCGCGTCACTGGAACGGCCCAACATGGCGTCCCATCGGACGGGGACCACTGGTACCAAGAAGGCTGA